The Corylus avellana chromosome ca11, CavTom2PMs-1.0 genome contains the following window.
CTGAAACTACATGGAACAAAGACTGCTCTAGGCTGAGATTTTCCTATGGATCTTGATTCAAGCAAGAAAACAGATACGTTATTAATCGATATTGAGCAAGGATTAATTTACTGGAGGCTTTGGAGGCAGTGAGATGGGCAGCGGAAAGAGGTGCTTTTGGGCTTCAAGGAGGAACACAGAGAACCTAGATCATGTTGAGGTCAGTTTGCATAATGATTTATCACATGTTTGGCATCGCCATTTGGTGAATGCAGGCAGGCAAGTACAAATAGGTTGGCAAATATGTGATATTGTCATCAGGTTGGAAGTTAGAGGGCATGGGGATTGTTTGTGATTAGACTTCAGTAATTTATTGCTAAACCCACAACTGCCAACAATTGGCAGACAATAATTTTTGGAAGAcggctactttttttttttttttttttttttttttggatgtgtAACAGCTACTTTTAATAGACACATATGCATATATCAGTTTTTACCACATACCAATATCATATTATCTACTCCCATGAAACCCCACAAAACACTACATGGTAATGCCGTCAAAACTATTGTTTAGAGATCTCACCAGATGAAAGTCAGCAAGATTGTTGGTATAAGCTTCCAGTCGCTTCATATCATGTGGTGATATAAATTGTTTAATTGAACTCAATAATCCATCTGAGGTAGATGGAGTAGCCTCCAGCGCCTCGAAATTGATTTTCGGCTCCAGGATGCTGAAAGATTAGAAGTATGAGCATATTTGATAATGATCGCGTATCTGAAAAGTTTAAATTTGCAATGCCCACCTCATAGCAAGCTTATACTCCATTTCACGGAAGCTAAGTTGCAGTAGTCTAGTAAATCTTTGCCTGAAATCTAGTTATAGAAACAAATTATCAAGCTATGAACTGAATAAATATATGGATGAAATCAGTACGTAGTTCTTAGAGAGGGTGGACTCACCTTCATAAAATGGACCAAAAAATCCCCATTTATCCGATCCACTATCTTCAATATCATCATTGTTCAAAGGTTTAAGGACCATACATGTATGCTCGCCAGTCACAGCACTCTaaatcatcaaaaaaatttcaaattacaattaaatcctcttgtcttttctttttttctttttttttttaaaaagtacatAATTCATGCAGAGaggtataaataaaaataaaaaataatcttaaCTGGAATCTGGCCAATGTAGAATGGAGCAAAGCCACGTTTCCTCCAAAAGCGAAAAAGGTCCTGGGTAAGCCCAAAAGAGACACCAATATAATGTAGCTTCTCAGGTTGCCTTTCACGGAGATGAACTAGCAAAGGAGGAAGATTAGTTCTAGGCTTTATATTTTCCTCTAGCAATGAAGCCTGCAAATATCGTATTATCAAAGTCAGATGTAACAAAAATGttccaaaaaatatatgattctAGACAAAACTATAAATTGAAGTGCTTTTCTAAAGACTTAGTAATGCCCAACAATCATTCAATGTCAGTGGTAGGTTCTTTGACATTCATGAAGTAACGAATAGTCATTTTGCTTTAAAATTGCAGAAGAAATTATGAACCACTCAAGTCTGTCAGGacttttgaattcaaaacaaGGTTTTGATTCCATATAATAGAACCACGAccactttttttgataagtaatgcaTTTTATTAATAAGCGCAGGGGGTGCAATCCTAGTATACAGGATGTATACAAGAGATAACCCCAATTAATGATTAAAAGAACAGAAATCCACAAATTCAGAAAAGCTAGAAAAATGTGAGATACTATACACTCCTGTCCATATGTAAAGCGATTTGGAACTATCTAGAAAGGCCAAAGAATAAGTGTATAATAATCTGCCAAAGATAAGTAGGACTCCGATGTCCAACTCAAATTGAGCATTCAATATCTATCTATTTAAagttcttcaaattttaaatgactcAACCAAGAATGAATtagtggggaaaaaaaatatgaaaacgtTATCGATTACTGTACACATTTAAATGGAAGAAATCATTTACAGAATACTCTGAGctaagcataatttttttaatttcatttataaaaagaaattgatcaAATGAAACCAAGTCTAGTTATGGGACTGGACCTTCTCTGCAGCTTCAGTAACTCTGGCATATGGTGTCTCTGTAACATTCATAACATCATCCACCTCAGAAATAGGATGAATCAATCCTTCGAAATAACTGCAAATGGTTAATGCAAATGCTCGTCATTAAGATTCGCAAAGAGCAAAAGTGTCACAAAATGTTCCGAAACAAATGCTAAGTTCAAATCACTTTCGCTTGCTGCAAGTGCAGCGGAGATATTAGATATCcaaaaatataacaatataatcaaaatcccaaaataaCAGTATGCATGTATGTAGACCTATAAGTCTAAAATCATGCCCAAAACGTGCTTCTTCGTAAGGAATTCCCACTTTATTATAACCAGGTTGAGCAATGAGTTATAAAATGCTTCATAAGTCTCAAaactaaaatcattattttgcaAACAAGGAAAGTGAACACAACtcatgttacaaaaaaaaatttaataatttttttattagtaatttaatCTCATTAGAAAGCGTAGAGGGGTGTAACTCAAGTACAcatgaaatatacaagagagacaccctaatatagagaaaaagaagaacaaaaattcagAAGAACTAGAAAAATGCATATTATTGTATGCCGATATCCATGTATAAAGTGATTTAAACATAACGTTCTTTAGTTCTAGCACTAAAATCGCACGATCTTCAAAGCTTATTGCATTCTgctctctccaaatgcaccataTTAAGCATAAAGGTGCCATCCTCCaaaccttatttatttattttttttcaaaaaaaaaaaaaaaaagatgttacgGCTTCCCATCTAACCTCTCCAAATTGCCATCAATTCAATTACCTttctaggcatgacccattCTACaccaaaaagacagaaaattgATACTCATAATTCTCTTGccaaatcacaaagaaaaagaagatgatctatAGACTCTACACtcctcttgcacatgcaacaccactCCACCAACCACTATGACGTTCCTCTTCCTCAGATTATCCAATGTAATTATCTTCCCAAGTACTGCTATCCACCCAAAGAGCGCCACTCTTGAAGAGAACTTCactctccaaatactcttccaaggaagtGGGGAACCAACAGGAATGGATAAAGCATGATAAAAGGACATTACTTCAAACTTCTTCATTTTAGACAAGATCCAACATATTTTATCCTACCAACCTCTCTCAATCTGATAAAGCAGCATCTATGTGTGTAGCTCTGGCAAATATTATTGTATTGTTTGCAAACAAGCACAGGATAGATGGGCTGGCCCAAGAAAGTTTAATCCCATGAGGAAGCCCATTAAATTCATCTTTCCATAGCATCCTAGACAATATTTCCAAGCccataataaaaagaaatggcGATAATGGGCCTTCCTGTCTAAGATCGCATGTGGGCCAAGAGCCCATAAGGAGTCCCATtaaggagggaaaaaaaaatgccgaACCAGATTTATCCCTTTGCAATAAAAGCCCAATTTCTCCAtcattttaaaagataaaattccaCTCCATTCTATCATAGGCCATCTCCATGTCGAGCTTTATAGCCAGTCCGAAAAATATGATAGACAGGGGGCCATGAGACAATGCAAGATTCTTGATAAAACCAACTTTACAATACATCCTTGCACAACAACTATGATTGGGAAACCTTTCGCATAGTAGGAGCAGTATAGCAGTGCTGTTTGTGACCTAAATGTGTAACTCAACGAATCAGGGAAAACCACATTGGAAAATAGCTAGCCAGGAGGGCACCGAAGCCAAAAGAAAGTGGTGACCATGtctacctcccaatcatgcactggtctgggaaaaaaaaacatattccaCTTAAGATTTTCATTAAAGAATTGCATATGATCTGCCACCCACACTTCCTTACATCGTGTAATTCCGAAAAAGCTACCATCAGGGGCTGGTccccacaccacaaatcatgcgtATGAGATTTTATTAGAAAGAGGGAAATTGTCACATGGCAAATTTACACAATTTCCCAAGATCCTTAGGTTCAGACATGATTTTGCAAGCCACATGAACTAGAAGAATGGTGCCATTGATATCTTTGTTTGCAAATAGAAAAGAAGGTAGGGACACAGGCTGAGTAATGACTAATATCCCATAAACAACATAGATAATCAGCAGCAAAAACAACACCATATGCATCATGTGTAGTTGAAAACTATCTTAAACAAGACCAAGGCCTAAAATAACTTTTCTCCTACTGCATTCTATACATATTAGGTAAATGAGTATTAGTCATATTCTCTCCAACACCTTACAGATGACAAAGCAGGCAGGAAATCAAACATTGCATACCTTGATAAAAGTTCCACTGCTTTTGAACCATATCCAGACTGCAATAGataaacacaaaaatataaaattaattaaatgtgaCAAGAATCTGGGTGAAACAACTCAACTTCCCATGCTTAAACACAGACTAACCCTCATGACACTTGGATGGGTAGCAATGCGGACAATGCGAGCACCTGAAAGACTAGGGAAACTGGTGTCCTGGAATTGCTCACAGAATTTCCATGGTATTTGGTCTCCAGAAGGTTGATAACCATCACTTAGACTTTTGATTGCAGATTTACGAGAAATCTGTCCCTCAAGAGAAACCTGCAAATAAATTGATAGAAATATACCATGTTAAGCagcaaacaaatagaaaaacatTCGctaagaatataaaaataaatttgaaggcTTTTAGAGTCTAAGCTTTAATAACAACACATaaacttagaaagaaaaaaagaaattagtaacccaaaataaagtgaaacaggAGCTGCAACCATTACATCTGTGCATTACATGGCTTAAAGATGATAAAGCTgctaaaaatttcaaaatgttaATTTGTGTTTAGCACAGCTAATTTTTATAGGAACATGAAATTTGGATGGGTAGCATGGCAGTGAGAAGATGAATGCTCATACAGGTTCTGAATCCTCCCTAGCCTGggaaacaaataacaatacaGGATTCTCAATATCTCTAGCTAGAGTGGGAAGTTGGCTTGTTCCAATCCACAATATGAGAACAAAAACTTGTGGGTAGCATTTGCCAAGGAGAAGTGCTACACTtcccaaagtttttttttcaaaagttgattcccaaatgatgtgtaaCCAtccatgaaatttattattttggaaaatgtgtcaccaactcattggatggtgacacatcatttgggaactagcttttggagaaaaaatttgagaaatgtagcatttctctttgctAGAAGCTTCATTATATCCACACTTGGGTAGGACCACTCCAAAATGCTAATAAGCATTGGTCCAGCCTCTTTTTCTAAATAGGTAACCCATTCGCTTCAATCTTTAATAATgatattttctcaaaaacatATCACTCGTTTTAAGTTCTTATTCGGCATATTGagaaagtcaaaaaaaatttgaacagaCTACTCCATTGCACCCTACCCTTGTTAACCAAAAGCCAAAGCCAGGGGCATGTTAATGGATCTATAAGCTTAAAGAAAGTTCTTGTATCCTTTTCATCAAAACATGAAACCCTACAAACAGTTGGCATTTGATTTGTATAGAATCTGGTCATGATACAAGAGCTACGGCAATGGAAGGTGAATCAGCTTCTTTTGGGCAAAggccatgaaaaaaaaatgattagggATTAGGGATAATAAAGCCAAAAACCTCGCATGTCTGCATTATTACAAAACGTGGTTCCCAACAGGAAATCTCATACATCTAAATTTCACAGGAAATGcaggtggattttttttttttaacaagtaaatggaattcattaaaaagcacaaaagcGCAACCAGAGTACACATAAAGTATACGTAAGAAACACCTagcca
Protein-coding sequences here:
- the LOC132165454 gene encoding RNA cytidine acetyltransferase 1-like, which translates into the protein MVINLLETKYHGNSVSNSRTPVSLVFQSGYGSKAVELLSSYFEGLIHPISEVDDVMNVTETPYARVTEAAEKASLLEENIKPRTNLPPLLVHLRERQPEKLHYIGVSFGLTQDLFRFWRKRGFAPFYIGQIPSAVTGEHTCMVLKPLNNDDIEDSGSDKWGFFGPFYEDFRQRFTRLLQLSFREMEYKLAMSILEPKINFEALEATPSTSDGLLSSIKQFISPHDMKRLEAYTNNLADFHLILDLVPTLAHLYFKGKLPVTMSYAQASVLLCIGLQGQNISYIEGQIKLERQQILSLFIKVMKKFHKYLYNIASKEFESTLPQQKEIVMKPHSISVDEDLKNAAKQVEDERKSETDGLLDPELLQQYAIVDREADFENALPSKGKIPSGGLVSLKSSKTKIEKHGNQKESHKSGKKRSKDDHRSNSNKKKRS